A window of Mesorhizobium shangrilense genomic DNA:
TCGGCTCGCCGCTGCCTTCCGTGCCGGGCGAGGCCAGCGCCAATTTCCTGATGGGGTATATCCGCTTCATCCACTTCGCGGCGGGGCAGGTCCTTGCCGTGTTCCTTATCCTCAGGGTCTACTGGGCCTTTGTCGGCAATATCCATGCCCGCCAGATCTTCTATGTGCCCTTCTGGAGCGGCCGCTTCTGGAAGGAATGGCTGCATGAGTTGCGGTGGTACACGTTCTTGGCCCGGCAGCCGAAGTATGTCGGCCACAATCCTCTTTCCCAGTTCACCATGTTCCTGATGTTCACGCTGCCGCTCTTCTTCATGGTGATCACTGGCTTTGCGCTCTATAGCGAGGGTGCCGGCCGCGACGGCTGGGAATATGCGCTCTTCGGCTGGGTGTTCTCGATCTGGCCCAACAGCCAGGACATCCACACATTCCACCATCTCGGCA
This region includes:
- the cybH gene encoding Ni/Fe-hydrogenase, b-type cytochrome subunit; amino-acid sequence: MTIHETLAAADAHGEKAVERQSIYVYEAPVRIWHWVNAVSILTLALTGYFIGSPLPSVPGEASANFLMGYIRFIHFAAGQVLAVFLILRVYWAFVGNIHARQIFYVPFWSGRFWKEWLHELRWYTFLARQPKYVGHNPLSQFTMFLMFTLPLFFMVITGFALYSEGAGRDGWEYALFGWVFSIWPNSQDIHTFHHLGMWVILVFVMVHIYVAIREDIMSRQSIISSMISGERLFKDRED